The genomic interval CTTGCTTGCGCAAATCTGTTTGCCCTGCGGGCAAAGCATCTTGCTTGCGCAAATCCGTTTGCCCTGCGGGCAAAGCACCGGTCCTGCCCTCGGGGAGGGGGAAGCGGGGGATGCGGTAGACCATCCTGTCCCCGATGGGGAGGTCCACGTTGCACATGCGGGCGATCTCCACCGTGTTGTCAAAGGGCTCGTCCCCCCATTCCTCCTCGGGGAGCATGGCCCGCATCTCCTCGGGGGTTTTCACGTAGAACTCGTCACAGGGGAAACGCCAGCGCTCGGGGTCGTCCAGGGTGCTCTTGGACTGGATGGCCAGGAGCACCTCGTGGGCCCGGGCATCCTCCTTTCTCACGTAGTGGCCATCGTTGGTGGCCACCATCCCCAGGCCGTACCTCTTGGCAAACTCCTTGAGGACCTGGTTCACCTTCCTTTGCTCAGGAAGGCCGTGGTTCTGGATCTCAAGGAAAAAGCGGTCGCCGAAGATGGCGAGGTACTCGTTGAGCCGGGCCTCGGCCAGGTCCAGGCGGTCTTGCAGGATGAACTGGGGGATTTCCGCCCCCAGGCAACCGGAGAGGGCAATGAGCCCCTCCGAATGCTCCCGAAGAATCTCCCGGTCTATGCGGGGCTTCTCGTAAAAGCCTTCCAGGTAGGCCCGGCTGGCCAGGCGCACCAGGTTCTGGTAGCCCTTGAAATCCTTGGCAAGAAGCGTGAGGTGGAAGTAGCCTCCATCCAGGCCCTTACCCCTTTTGCGGTCAAAGCGGCTTTCCGCCGCCACGTAGGCCTCGTAACCGATGATGGGTTTGATCCCCATGGCGGTGGCCTTCTTGTAAAACTCCACCGCCCCGAAGAGGTTGCCGTGGTCGGTCATGGCCAAGGCGGGGTCTTCGGGGGAAACCTCCTTCACCCACTTCAGGAGATCGGAAAGCTTCGCCGCCCCGTCCAGGAGGGAGAACTGGGTGTGCTGGTGCAGGTGGGCGAACTTAAGGCGGCCCATGGAGTCCAGTCTAGCAAGCGCCTGGCATCCCTCCGCCAGGTATAATCCAATGCAATGATTGAGGACTTGGCCAACCCCATCAGCGCCACCGAGGCCCGGGTTCACTTTGGAGGGCATTACCGTGCGCTATGTAGAGCCCCATGACCTTGGGTGAACTTAGGGAAGAGGTCTGGAACACCCTGGCCCGCTACGACCTGGCCCTCCACCCCACGCCCCCCCACGGCCACCATCCCAACTTTCTGGGGGCTAAGAGGGCGGCGGAGCGCCTCCAAGCCACCCCCGAGTTCCAAAGGGCCAGGCTCATCCTGGTGGGGATGGATGCCGTCTTAAAACCCTTAAGGGAAGCGGCCCTAAGGGCGGGGAAAGCCCTCCTCCTCCCCCATCCCGACCGGCCGGGGGAGTTTTTGCTCCTTAAGGACCTGGACCCAAGGAGGCTCAAGCGGGTGCGGGAGGCCTACCGCTATGGGACAAAGGCCCGCCTCGAGGGCCAGCCCATAGACCTGGTGCTCATCGGGGCCGTGGCCGTGGACGAGGAGGGGGGCTGGGTGGGAAAGGGCTACGGCTTCCCCCAGGCCTGGCTTTCCGTGGACGCCCCCTTCGCCACCCTAGCCCATGCCCTCATGGTCTACGCCAAGTTGCCCGTGGAACCCGAGCGCCGGGTGGACCTGATCGCCACCCCGGCGCGGCTCATCCGGCCCTAGAGGGTGAACTCCTTGAGGAGCCCCTCGAGGTCCAAAGCCTCCTGCTGGCCCAAAGCGGGATAGACCTCGGGGTAACGGGTTAGGTAGGCCCGCAGGCGCTCCTCAAAGGTGGGCACCTCCGCCTTCCAGAAAACGCCTATGGGGATCCGCTCCCCCCACTCCACCGCTTTCTCCTGGAACCGGGCCATCCTTTTGTCCAGCTCCTCTGGGGGAAGCCCTTCGGGAACATAGGGGTCGTACCCCTCGTCCTGGAGCCTATAGAGCCTGGGGGCAAACCACTCCTTGGTGTGCAGATCGTTGTAGGTGGGGCAGGGCTGGAGCACGTGAAGGAAGGCCAGGCCCTTGTGGGTAATCCCCTCCTTGATGAGCTCCTTGAGTCCCTTCACGTCGTAGGCATAGCCCCGCCCAATCCAGGTGTATCCGGCGGAGAAGGCGAGAAGCAGGGGGTTGATGCGCCCCTGGGGGTTGGGCTTGGGAAGGCTTTTGGTCTTCTCCCCTAGGCCCAGGGTGGGACCCGCCTGCCCCTTGGTGAGGCCGTAGACCTCGTTGTCGTAGAGGATATAGAGCATGTCCACGTTGCGGCGGCCTGCGGCCACAAAGTGCCCAGCCCCAATCCCCAGACCATCCCCATCCCCCCCCACCGCCACCACGGTGAGGTGGGGGTTGGCCAGCTTGGCCCCCTGGGCCACGGGGAGAACGCGGCCGTGGAGGGTGTGGACCCCGTAGACGTTTAGGTAATGGGGGGTCTTGGCCGAGCAGCCAATGCCCGAGAAGATGGCCGTCTGGGAAGGATCCCTTCCCAGCTCAAAAAGGGCCATCTGCAATGCGGAGAGGATGCCGTAGTCCCCGCAGCCCGGGCACCAGTCCGGTTGCTTTTCCGCCTTGTAGTCAGCAAGCTTCAGCTCCAGCATGGTTAGACTCCCTTCCTCAACACCAAGCGCTCCGGCGCCTCTTGGGAAACCACCAGCCTCAAGGCCTCCACCGCCTCATCCAGGGTGATGGGGCGGCCGTTGTACTTCAGGATGCGATGGTGCACCCGCCTCAAGGTCTCCTGTTGCACCAGGTCCGCCAGCTGCCCCGAGTAGTTGTGCTCCACCGTAACCAGCCTTTTTCCCTCCAGAAGGGGGCCAATCTCGGGGAAGGGCCAAAGGAGCCTGAGGTGCAGGTACCCTACCTCCGGGAGATGGTCTAGGGCTTCCAAAAGGGTGCCCTTCACCGTGCCCCAGCCCAGGACTAAGACCTCCCCATCCCGGAAGAGGGTGTACTGGTCCTCTGGGGGAATCCCCTTGCGGGCGGCCTCCAGCTTTCGCATACGCTTTTCCATCTGGTATTCCCGGAGGACCACGTCCTCGGTGATGTGGCCCTGGAGGTCGTGTTCGTCCGAGGTCATCCAGTAAAAGCCCCCAGGGGTCCCGATGGGGATAAAGGGGGAAACGCCATCCTCCGAGGGCGCATAGCGCTCATAGGGGCCAAAGCCCTCCTTCCTAGGCTCAAGCCGCTTTTCCCCATCCAGGGAAAGCACCCTTAACGCCTCCTTGGGGAGGCTTTGGGCCATGGAGGCCAAAAACTTGTCCAAAAGGTGCACCACCACCGTCTGGTAGCGCCAGGCCCAGGCCAGGGCCTTTTGGGCATCCAAGAAGGCATCCTCTATGTCCCCCGAGGCCAGGACGATCCTGGGGTACTCCCCGTGCCCGCCGCGAATGGCGAACATCAAGTCCCCCTGTTCGGTGCGGGTGGGCAGCCCCGTGCTGGGCCCACCCCGCTGGTAGAGGGTTACCACCAAGGGGGCCTCGATCATGCCGGCAAACCCCATCCCCTCGGCCATGAGGCTGAAGCCGGGGCCGCTGGTGGCGGTGGCCGCCTTGGCCCCGGTGAGGGCCGCACCCACCGCCATGGTCACGGCGGCGATCTCATCCTCCGTCTGGACCACGGCCACGTCCGCCCCGGTAAAGGCGGTGTGGGCCTCGAGGTAGGTGGACTCGTCGGTGGCGGGGCTTATGGGGTAGTAGGTCTGGAAGCGAAGCCCCCCGGCCAGCTTGCCCAAAGCGGCCGCCTGGGCCCCGCTGAGGTAGACCCGGCCCGGCTCGTACCCATTAAGGTGAAGCTGGAAGGAAAGCTTGGGCATTTCCTCCCGGTAGACCGCCTGGGCCACCCGTTGGTTTAACTCCAACACCTTGCCCCTAAACTGCAGGGCCAGGGCCTCCAGCAAGGGCTCTAGGGGAAAGCCCAGGAAGTGGAGGCTCGCCGCCACGGCGATGGCGTTAAGGGTGCGCCGAGCCTGGAGGGAGGGAACCCCCAGCTCCGCCCCGATCCGGTCCGCCACCTCCTCGTAGGGGTAAGGAAGCGGCTGAACCCCTGCCTCCACAAAGGCCGCAAGAAGGTCTTGAAGACTGGGGTTGGCTTTGCGGAAGCGTTCCGCCAGGGCATCGGCCACGCGGTGGTCCAGCATGGGTAGGCCCCGCACCGTGAGCCCCAGCACCTTGGGGTCGTAGAGCAAGACCCCTCCCGGCCGGACCTCGTCCAGGTGCCGGGCCAGGGTCTCCCCGTCCAGGGCCACCAGCATGTCCACCTTTTCTCGGAACGTCCCCACCGGTTTTCGCGAGAGGCGCACATCCAGGTAGGAGTGCCGCCCCATGATGTTGGAGTGGTACTCCCGCTTGGTGGCCACCCACCAACCCCCCTTGGCCACCGCCCGGGCGAACAGGGTGGCCGCCGTCTCTATCCCGCCCCCTTGGGGGCCGCCCACGCGCCAGGTGAAGTCTTCCATAAGCCCTCCTTCGCTCTTTGATACCCTACTCCTTAAGGGTCCAGCTTGGCTAGGGGCATTTGCCCAAAAGGGGGTTCATTCCTCCTGGTCTGCCCAATGAAGCCTTTTGCCCCAAAGGCTCTGGGGGCGATGGTGCTCCAATACCAAGGTCCGCACCTCCGGGTCCTGGATGCGCTCCGCCGCATACAGGGGGTGGTGGCAGCGCACCTGGAAGGCCCCCATGAGCCCTCCCCGCAAGGGGTAAGGAGGTATTGGGGGCGTGTAAAGCCCGGTTAGGATGCGCTCCAGGGGGCGGTAGGGCCTTACGGCCTTCCCCGCATCGTGGAGAAGGGCCGCCCGGACGGCAAAGGGGGGAGCGTCCGGGTACCGCTTCAGGAGCCTTTGGGCCACCCGCACCCCATGGGCCCGGTCCCTGGGGTCCATGGAAAGGTAAAGGGCACGCTCTTCCCCTTGCAAAAAGGCCAAAGCGAAGGCATCGTCCGGCTTTTCCCCTCGAGGAAAGAAGGCCTGGAAGAGGCGCCTAAGCCTCTTCCGCACCTTCGCAAGTCCCCGTCCTAAGCCCTGGCTCCTGGCACCCGGCAAGGGACTAGATGAACTTCCTCAGCATGGTGGCGATCTCCTCGGGCTTCTTGGGGTCCACCTTGCCCTCGGAAACCTCGGCAGCGCAGATGTTGAGGAACTCCTCCAGGATCAGGGAGGCCGCCGCCTCCATGGCCTTTTTGGTGGCGGTCATCTGGGTGAGGACCTCGTCGCAGGGGCGCCCCTCCGCCACCATCTTCTGCAAACCCCTCACCTGGCCTTCTATACGCCGTAGCCGCTTGAGGATATTCTCCACGGTGTCTTGCCCCAACTCGGTGGTCTTGGTCATGAGGGCATTATATACCAGTACCCCCTATGTCGTCTTCGCTCACCGGTTCCTCGGCCTCGGGAAGCCTGGGCCTGCGCACCCAAAGGAGCCGCGCCCCCAGGAGCCGAGCAATTTCGGCCAGGCGCCGGTTGGGATCCCCAGGATCCCTGGGCGGCACCTCCGCCTGAACCTCCTGGCCAGGGGGGTCCGGGGGCTTTCGCCAAGGAGCCTCCCCAGAAGGGAACCCTTCCACCAGCCCGGGCATGGCCTCCCACGGATCCGGCTCCACCCGCCCTTCGGGGGAACCCCTGCCCTCCCGGAGATCCCCTTCCGGCAGGGCTACGGAAGAAGGCTCGGAGGCCTTAGGCTCTTCGGCCGGCCCACCCCGGGTGGGTTTTTCCTCGGGCAATGGGAGGTTTCGGGAAAGGGGCCTAGGGTTTAGGCTTTTTTTTTCCAGGAGGAAGACCAATTCCTCCACCCCGAAGTGGGCCCGCACCAGGGGAAGAAGGGTAGCCCTCTGCTCCTCAGCCCGTCTGTGGTGGAAGGCCTTGCTCTCGGGGAAGCGGAGCAAAAGGCGCCCCTCCTCCAAGCTTGGCCGGGCCTCCCTGAGGAAGGCCCGTAGGGTGGGCTTCAGGGCCTCGAGGAAGGCCCTCCACCTCCCCGCCTGATCCCCCTCCTCCCCCCCGGGGGGACCCGCCTCCTTAGGGCTTGGCGGCGCCAAGGGCTGGGTGGGGTGGAACTCGGGCAGGTCCTCCCCGGAGGCCGCTTGCTTAGGCCAATGGGCTGGCCCTTCAGGCGCAAGAGCCCCCACCTGCGGCGCTTCCCCAGTAGGAAGGCCGGCCGCGGGCCAGACCTCCCCCTTACCCAGCCCGGAGGGGAAAACCCTTGCCGCCTGCAACAGGGAAGCTTCCAGGGCCAGGAGGTCCGAGCGCTTGGCCATGCGCTCCATGGCCTCGTCCAGGGCGGTGAGAGCCCCCAGCAAGGCCTCGGGAGGAGCCTCCATCCCCTCCCCCGGCAGGCCGTAGGCGGCGTAGAGGGCCTCCCGGATCACCTCCATGAGCCCCCCCACCAGGCTTCTCGGGGCGAAGCCCTGGGCGTAAAGCCCCCTGGCCAGGGAAAGCACCTCCTTGAGGTCCCCCCGGGCCAGGCCCCGGGCCAGGCGGGATAGGGCTTCCTTGGGCGGAAGGCCCAAGGCCTCCTCCACCCGCTTGCGGGTCAGGGGGCCCTCCAGGAGGAGCAGGCGGTCCAGAAGGCTTTCCGCATCCCTAAGCGCCCCGTCCGAAAGCCTGGCCACCAGGAGGAGGGCATCCCCGTCCGCCTCCCTTCCCATCTCCTTGAGGATGCGCCAGAGCTTAGAGGCGATCTCCTCCTCCGTGAGGCGGCGAAAGCGGTAGTGCTGGGTGCGGGAAAGGATGGTGGGGGGCATCCTTTCGGGCTCGGTGGTGGCGAAGATGAAGAGCACGTGGGGTGGGGGCTCCTCCAGGGTCTTCAGGAGGGCATTGAAGGCGCTTTTGGAGAGCATATGGGCCTCGTCCAGGATGAAGACCTTCCTGGGGGCGGAAAGGGGAGCCAGGAGGATCCTCTCCCTCAGCTCCCGCACGTCCTCCACCGAGTTGTTGCTGGCGGCGTCGATCTCCACCACATCGGGGTGGGCCCCCTTCTGCACCGCCTGGCAGTGGGCACAAACCCCGCAGGGGCGCTCCGCCCCCTGGCATCCCACGGCCATGGCCAAAAGCCGGGCGGTGGTGGTCTTCCCCACCCCCCGGGGACCGGAAAAGAGGTAGGCCTGGGCCAGCCGTCCTTCCCGGACGGCCCGCATGAGGGGCTCCTTCACGTGCTCCTGGCCCACCAGCTCCTGGAAGGTGAGGGGGCGGAGCTTGCGGTACAGGGCACCCACAAGGGCTAGTATAGGGCTTGGTGCGGAGCTTTCTCTCCCTCCACGTGGAGGCCCCCTTGGCAAGGGTGCTGGCCTGGGCCCAAGGCAAAACCCAGGGGGCGGGGGTCTACCTGGTCCCCGACCCTCCCTGGGTGAGCCTGTACCATGAGGCCCTCGAGGCCCAGGAGGACCCCCAGGCCATCCGGGCCTTCCTGAAGGAGCTTTCCCAACTGGGAAGGGCCTTGGCCTTTTTGGTCCTGGCGGAGGAGGAGCTTCTCTTCCTCCTGGCCGAGGGGGGAGAGGTCCAGGCGGAGCTGGCCCAGGGGAAGGAGCTGGGGAAGCGGCTTATGGCCCCCTCGGAGCTGAAACTCCATCTAGAGAAAGCCGCCCGCATGCCCCCCATAAGCGCGGTCCAGGCCCTGGCCGCCCACTTCGGCCTCCACCCCGACCACGCCGCCTTGGGCTTTTTGGACCTTTTGGAGGCCGAGGAAACGGGAGGCCTGCCGGAGGAGGTGGTCTACCTTGAGTGATCCCCTTTTGGTAAAGGTGGGCGGAAGCCTTAGGGGCGCCGAGGCTCTCCTGGAGGAGCTGGCGGGCTACCCCGGCCCCCTGGTCCTGGTGCACGGGGGTGGGCCGGAGATCGGGGCCTGGCTTTCCCGCCTGGGCTGGGAAAGCCGCTTTGAGGGGGGGCTAAGGGTAACGCCTCCTGAGCACATGGAGGTGGTGGAGATGAGCCTATGCCTCACGGGGAAGCGCCTGGCGGAGGGGCTTTCCCGAAAGGGCCGAAGGGCCCTTTCCCTTTCCGGGCGGGACGCCCTTTGCCTTAAGGGCCAAGCCCTCCCCCACCTGGGCCGGGTGGGGGAGGTGATAGGGGTGGAGGTGGGCCTGCTCCTGGACCTCCTGGAAAAGGGCTACACCCCCCTCCTCGCCCCCATCGCCCTGGACGAGGAAGGCCCCTTGAACGTGAACGCCGACACCGCCGCCTCCGCGGTGGCCGGGGCCTTGGGGTGGCCCGCCCTTTTCCTCACGGATGTGCCCGGGGTCTTAAGGGACCCCAAAGACCCCTCCACCCGCTTCCCCCACCTCACGCCAAAGGAGGTGGCGGAGCTGAAAGCCTCAGGGGTGATCCAAGGAGGCATGATCCCCAAGGTGGAGGCGGCCTTAAGGGCCCTAGAGGCAGGGGCTCCCTGGGCGGCCATCGCTCGCGGGGAAAGGGGGGTGGTGGCCGGGGTCTTGCAGGGGGAGAGGGGAACCCGGTTCACCCTTTAGCCAGAAGCTCTAAAAAAGCCAGGACGAATCCGGGCAGGTCCTTGGGACCCTGGGCGGTCACCAGGTTGCCATCCACCACCACCCCGGCCTCCTGGTAAAGTCCCCCGGCGTTCACCAGATCATCCCGGATGGAGGAAAACCCCGTGACCCGCCTGCCCCGCACCAGCCCGGCGCTGATGAGGACCCAGCCTGCGTGGCAGATGGCCCCGATGGGCCTTCCCTCTTCCCCCACCCGCCGCACCAGGGCCAGCACCTCTGATACCCTTTCCTCTTGTTTCCTTCGCTAAGCCCCAACGAGATGACGCCTACCGGAGGCCCTTTCCGGGGCCCCCACCCTGGCGCAAGCCAGGGTGGGGTGGTATGAGCTCCTCCTCAGGTAATCGGGGGCAAAGCCCCCGGGGATAAGGAGGCCTGCCACCGCCATCTCCATGGCCTCCTTGGCCCCCATCTCCGCCTTCCAGGAAAAGCCGGACTTGGCCTTGTATTCCCGGGCCTCCGGGCCGATGACAAGCGGGGTATAGCCGGCCCGTCAGTGTTCCCCTTACGGGGAAGCAACCTGCACCCGGTAATAAGGGTAAAGGAACTCCCGCTCGTCAAAGAGGTCCGAAAGGAGAATCCCCACTCGCTTCACGCCAAACCTCCAGGAACTCCCTAAGGATATTCCCCGTCACCCCCCAGATGTCCACCCCCCGCCAGGGGAAGTGCCAGACGGTGCGGCCATGGCGCACCTCGCTCCAGGG from Thermus caldifontis carries:
- a CDS encoding 5-formyltetrahydrofolate cyclo-ligase; amino-acid sequence: MTLGELREEVWNTLARYDLALHPTPPHGHHPNFLGAKRAAERLQATPEFQRARLILVGMDAVLKPLREAALRAGKALLLPHPDRPGEFLLLKDLDPRRLKRVREAYRYGTKARLEGQPIDLVLIGAVAVDEEGGWVGKGYGFPQAWLSVDAPFATLAHALMVYAKLPVEPERRVDLIATPARLIRP
- a CDS encoding 2-oxoacid:ferredoxin oxidoreductase subunit beta: MLELKLADYKAEKQPDWCPGCGDYGILSALQMALFELGRDPSQTAIFSGIGCSAKTPHYLNVYGVHTLHGRVLPVAQGAKLANPHLTVVAVGGDGDGLGIGAGHFVAAGRRNVDMLYILYDNEVYGLTKGQAGPTLGLGEKTKSLPKPNPQGRINPLLLAFSAGYTWIGRGYAYDVKGLKELIKEGITHKGLAFLHVLQPCPTYNDLHTKEWFAPRLYRLQDEGYDPYVPEGLPPEELDKRMARFQEKAVEWGERIPIGVFWKAEVPTFEERLRAYLTRYPEVYPALGQQEALDLEGLLKEFTL
- a CDS encoding 2-oxoacid:acceptor oxidoreductase subunit alpha: MEDFTWRVGGPQGGGIETAATLFARAVAKGGWWVATKREYHSNIMGRHSYLDVRLSRKPVGTFREKVDMLVALDGETLARHLDEVRPGGVLLYDPKVLGLTVRGLPMLDHRVADALAERFRKANPSLQDLLAAFVEAGVQPLPYPYEEVADRIGAELGVPSLQARRTLNAIAVAASLHFLGFPLEPLLEALALQFRGKVLELNQRVAQAVYREEMPKLSFQLHLNGYEPGRVYLSGAQAAALGKLAGGLRFQTYYPISPATDESTYLEAHTAFTGADVAVVQTEDEIAAVTMAVGAALTGAKAATATSGPGFSLMAEGMGFAGMIEAPLVVTLYQRGGPSTGLPTRTEQGDLMFAIRGGHGEYPRIVLASGDIEDAFLDAQKALAWAWRYQTVVVHLLDKFLASMAQSLPKEALRVLSLDGEKRLEPRKEGFGPYERYAPSEDGVSPFIPIGTPGGFYWMTSDEHDLQGHITEDVVLREYQMEKRMRKLEAARKGIPPEDQYTLFRDGEVLVLGWGTVKGTLLEALDHLPEVGYLHLRLLWPFPEIGPLLEGKRLVTVEHNYSGQLADLVQQETLRRVHHRILKYNGRPITLDEAVEALRLVVSQEAPERLVLRKGV
- a CDS encoding phosphohydrolase; amino-acid sequence: MRKRLRRLFQAFFPRGEKPDDAFALAFLQGEERALYLSMDPRDRAHGVRVAQRLLKRYPDAPPFAVRAALLHDAGKAVRPYRPLERILTGLYTPPIPPYPLRGGLMGAFQVRCHHPLYAAERIQDPEVRTLVLEHHRPQSLWGKRLHWADQEE
- a CDS encoding metal-sensitive transcriptional regulator, whose amino-acid sequence is MTKTTELGQDTVENILKRLRRIEGQVRGLQKMVAEGRPCDEVLTQMTATKKAMEAAASLILEEFLNICAAEVSEGKVDPKKPEEIATMLRKFI
- the dnaX gene encoding DNA polymerase III subunit gamma/tau is translated as MGALYRKLRPLTFQELVGQEHVKEPLMRAVREGRLAQAYLFSGPRGVGKTTTARLLAMAVGCQGAERPCGVCAHCQAVQKGAHPDVVEIDAASNNSVEDVRELRERILLAPLSAPRKVFILDEAHMLSKSAFNALLKTLEEPPPHVLFIFATTEPERMPPTILSRTQHYRFRRLTEEEIASKLWRILKEMGREADGDALLLVARLSDGALRDAESLLDRLLLLEGPLTRKRVEEALGLPPKEALSRLARGLARGDLKEVLSLARGLYAQGFAPRSLVGGLMEVIREALYAAYGLPGEGMEAPPEALLGALTALDEAMERMAKRSDLLALEASLLQAARVFPSGLGKGEVWPAAGLPTGEAPQVGALAPEGPAHWPKQAASGEDLPEFHPTQPLAPPSPKEAGPPGGEEGDQAGRWRAFLEALKPTLRAFLREARPSLEEGRLLLRFPESKAFHHRRAEEQRATLLPLVRAHFGVEELVFLLEKKSLNPRPLSRNLPLPEEKPTRGGPAEEPKASEPSSVALPEGDLREGRGSPEGRVEPDPWEAMPGLVEGFPSGEAPWRKPPDPPGQEVQAEVPPRDPGDPNRRLAEIARLLGARLLWVRRPRLPEAEEPVSEDDIGGTGI
- the argB gene encoding acetylglutamate kinase; this encodes MSDPLLVKVGGSLRGAEALLEELAGYPGPLVLVHGGGPEIGAWLSRLGWESRFEGGLRVTPPEHMEVVEMSLCLTGKRLAEGLSRKGRRALSLSGRDALCLKGQALPHLGRVGEVIGVEVGLLLDLLEKGYTPLLAPIALDEEGPLNVNADTAASAVAGALGWPALFLTDVPGVLRDPKDPSTRFPHLTPKEVAELKASGVIQGGMIPKVEAALRALEAGAPWAAIARGERGVVAGVLQGERGTRFTL